AGATCGTCCCGGTCAATTTGGCCGGGCTCGATTTCTTCCAGGCGGTGGAGGTCCTCCGCACGGCCGTGGAACGGGAGGAGGGAAAGGCCGTCGTGAACGCCTCGGTGGGGTATCCAATCACTTTATGCGGCTCCGCCGGGAACGATCGTTGTCCCCGCGTCGCCATCCAAAACGCTTTCCCCGTCGATCTCCAGGAGCAGATCGCATTGCGGGTCGCCGCCGGCATCGCCTGGGCGGAGTTTGCCGCGCAGCCCACCCTGGCCGATGAGAAGCTCCTAGTCGTGGCGGCCGGGAATGAGCGCATCAGCACGACCGACACGACGGAGCAGGGCGAACTCGGCCAGGTGTATGAAGGGTTCCGCAGGGCCCGTCTGGCGTCGCCGTTTGCGGTCGCAACCGAACTGCCGAATCTTCCATCGATCCTTGCCGATGACAACTTGTGGACCAACCCTGATTCCGGCATTCCTGAGTTATCGCTTGATGAGACACGGATCGATCAAGTCCTCCAAGCGTTCGAAATCGGTGTCATCCCTCCGGTGCCCGACCGCAATCTCACCCTCGTCGGCAGCGCCACTCAGGCGAACGTTGTCAGCGATGTTGACCGCTCTTTATTCTCCAACGATGACGCCGATCTGTACGCCGTCGGCGAGGGGGTGACCGGCCTCGTTTCAACCGAATTGAAAGGGACCAGTTTTTCCGCCGCCCAGGTCGCCGGGCTCGCCTCGTACCTCTGGCTCCTCGACGACGATTTACGGAGCCGGCCGGTGGAAGAGACCCTCCGGTTGATTCGGGGGACCTCCCGCGCAAATGTGGAGCCGGACGATAAAAAGAAGGTGGAAAGCTTCATCGACGCCTATGCCGCGGTGCTGGCGCTCGATGCGCTGCATCAGACCGATCAGATCCGAAAAACGCTCCTCGACGTCAACAACGACAGCCTCTTCAATCACTTCGACTTGCAGGAATTCGCGGAGAGCTACCAGGTCGGCAATCCAAATGCGCCTTCCATCCCCGCGGCGCGTGATTACAGCCGGTTCGATCTCAACGGCGACGGCTTCACCGGGGGGATCCTCACCGAGCGGTTTGATCTCGACGCCGACGGCCTCGAACCGAACGGCGCCCCCCGCTTTACCACCGTCACCGCGACGATCGGGGGGGTGGCGGTTCCGTTAAATGAAGCGGCGCTGACCGACGCGCAGATCCTCTGCTACTACGCGTACGGGGTCGATTCGACCGGGGCGCCGTTTTATGACGCAAGCGGCGACACGGACGACGTGCGGGGAACCCTTCTCTCCCGCTGCCTCGGCATACAGATGGACGTGGACTTTCCAAATCGCTTCGAGACCAGCGCCACCTTGCGTGTGACCCTCCTGCAGCCGGACGGAGCGGGAGGCTTCGCGCCTGCTCCGGGTTTATGGGTCGAACTGACGCCGACCTGTGCCACGGTCAGCGACGCAAGCGGTCTGACGAATACGAGCGGGGAGTTCAACGCGACCGTCAGCTTCGGAAGCGGTTGCGCCGATTTGTCGGTGGTGGTGACGGCCCATGCGGACGAGGGGAGTCCCCCGCTGGCGCAGCAGACCGTGCGGGCCTTTGCCCGGGGGCCGGGGGTTCGGCTCAACCGGATCGCCACGACCAAGGGGGAAGTGACCCACTCCGGCGGTACCTTGGTTCAAGATCAAAAGACGTCGATCTATCCGCCGGAGCAAGGGCGAGACTACACGCCGCCGGCGGTCGCGCTGAACGGCTCCGGGACCCACTCGCCCGACCCGCTCACCAGCAGCTACACCTATGCGGCCGACTATGTTGAATCGGTATCGGCTTCCGAGGTCGAGAGCGACACCGTGACCGGGGGGACCTTGCGCCTGACCGCTTCGTGCAGCGCCGACGGGAACGCCCAGATCACCGTCGTCACAACCGGCCTCGTCTCGCCTTATCTTCAATTTCCGGAGGGGCGCTTCCGGTTGACTCTCGATGGAACGTTGACCGGCACGACCAGCGG
This DNA window, taken from Candidatus Manganitrophus noduliformans, encodes the following:
- a CDS encoding S8 family serine peptidase, with protein sequence MEGCMQVQPIVLSRYKCFLSVVFVLFIGLTFFLSACGSGGGGGGAGAPGDPVDPPDGTDPPAIQLAGDPAVLVLPQLPNVSPVRAPLEEVDAGLLLSRVSIVLNRNATVADFNAAAQKLGATAIAYSRTNSPFLTLIVPRQSSGATVKRLAALLRNQPGILLSVPGRQLEGKAFPPGDGAHLDHLWPAGFPAAWNLRALAEADCGSRKVTVLVPDLYAGEPPGGFRDQVPGAAENFDVTPTQPSNQRGVNLHGYEVAAVLAGRFDGTPPTGANPFPDCLKIVPVNLAGLDFFQAVEVLRTAVEREEGKAVVNASVGYPITLCGSAGNDRCPRVAIQNAFPVDLQEQIALRVAAGIAWAEFAAQPTLADEKLLVVAAGNERISTTDTTEQGELGQVYEGFRRARLASPFAVATELPNLPSILADDNLWTNPDSGIPELSLDETRIDQVLQAFEIGVIPPVPDRNLTLVGSATQANVVSDVDRSLFSNDDADLYAVGEGVTGLVSTELKGTSFSAAQVAGLASYLWLLDDDLRSRPVEETLRLIRGTSRANVEPDDKKKVESFIDAYAAVLALDALHQTDQIRKTLLDVNNDSLFNHFDLQEFAESYQVGNPNAPSIPAARDYSRFDLNGDGFTGGILTERFDLDADGLEPNGAPRFTTVTATIGGVAVPLNEAALTDAQILCYYAYGVDSTGAPFYDASGDTDDVRGTLLSRCLGIQMDVDFPNRFETSATLRVTLLQPDGAGGFAPAPGLWVELTPTCATVSDASGLTNTSGEFNATVSFGSGCADLSVVVTAHADEGSPPLAQQTVRAFARGPGVRLNRIATTKGEVTHSGGTLVQDQKTSIYPPEQGRDYTPPAVALNGSGTHSPDPLTSSYTYAADYVESVSASEVESDTVTGGTLRLTASCSADGNAQITVVTTGLVSPYLQFPEGRFRLTLDGTLTGTTSGADFEAKFTLQRLKSENPSLPLGTIQSVTLTTRDQTPSRTFTNSVPIEDAGSYGLGMTAKTFCMNGSPARSAGAEVSVTFSIEPLP